TAAATTCACTATAGCTTCAGAACCAGCAATGATGGGGCAATGTCATTGTGATGATTGCCGTAAATCAACAGGTACCGGGCATGCGTCTATTGCTTTTTTTGTGAAAGATAATGTCAAAATAGACGGTAAACTGAGCACTTATACCTCAAAAGCTGATAATGGTGCGGGTATTAAGCGTTCCTTTTGTCCCAACTGTGGTAGTAGCTTATTTGCTGAAAGCACTGATAGGGACGGTGTCATTGGTGTTTTAGTGGGGGCGATTGATGATAATAGCTGGTTTAAGGCTAATTTCAGAGTGTATAACAAAAGTAAGCCAGCATGGGATCTGATGGATGATAATATTCCTGCCTTTGAAGAAATGCCGCCAGCGGCATAAGCCTTTTTAATTGTATACCCAAGTACCATGGTTATAGTTAATGCCCCGTCATTAGTTCGACCTTAATGTATTCAAGGTCTTCGGGACGGGCATGCATGACCAGAATATCATTTTCTTTTAACATTAAATCCGGGGTGGGCTCTTTGCCACGGATGCCACCACGCCTTAGGGCTGAGAAAACAATGTTTCGCCCACCTAAGTTAATATCGCCAATTTTCATTCCGATAGCACGCGATCCCGGATGCAATACTAGTGTATTAATATGCTCACTTAGCTTATTGGACTCTTCATGGGATGCTTGTTCGCCAGGAAAATAGCCTCTTAAAAAGTGATAGCGATCTTTACGCGCTCGAGCAATATCACGGGTAATTTCATTTAAGGGGACATCAAGATGTATTAATAAATGAGAGGCCATGATGATGGATGATTCTAAGGTTTCAGGGATCACATCGGTTGCGCCTTCGGCATAAAATTCATCGAGCTTAGTCTCATCAATGCTACGCACTAAGATAGGAATGTCAGAGCGCAGGCAACGCACTTGATGGATGATTTTTTTCGCAGCGGAACTATTTTTAATGGTGATTAAAATGACTCTTGCTTTCTCAATGCCGGCTGCCAATAAGATTTTTTTATGGGTGGGATCACCATAGAGTACTGTTTCACCAGCATCCTGTGCTTCTTGAATACGTACAGAATCGAGATCCAGAGCGACATAACTTTGATTTTTTTCTTCAATAAAACGCGATATATTTTGGCCTATATGGCCATAGCCACAAATAATGACATGTTGATCAATATCTGTCGTGTTGTGTTGAATATTTTCGACAATGTGTTGGCGATTTGAGCGATAGCTTTTGTTGAAAATTGCCTTGGTCCAGCGACCATTGTTAGTAATAATCCATGGCGTGAACATCATGCTAAGAATAATGGCTGATAATACTATCTGTATCGTGTCTTGCTCAATGACATTATAGGTGAGGGCTAAGGTTAATAAGGCAAAACCGAATTCACCACCCTGATTTAATACCAGTCCTGTGCGCAGAGAAACGCCTGGAGTGGCACCAAATAAATAACTCAGTCCAGCAACGATCAGTGTTTTGGCTACGATTAATAAGAGTGCAACAAGCAAAACCCAGTGTAAT
This genomic window from sulfur-oxidizing endosymbiont of Gigantopelta aegis contains:
- a CDS encoding GFA family protein, which codes for MSEQAFASGQCLCGDVKFTIASEPAMMGQCHCDDCRKSTGTGHASIAFFVKDNVKIDGKLSTYTSKADNGAGIKRSFCPNCGSSLFAESTDRDGVIGVLVGAIDDNSWFKANFRVYNKSKPAWDLMDDNIPAFEEMPPAA
- a CDS encoding cation:proton antiporter, encoding MNNIIFENIILLLTLAVIAIASLKRFNIAPILAYLIVGIIVSPHALGLIEDTGSVRFIAEFGVVFLMFTVGLEFSLPRLIALKKEVFGLGGTQMLLTSFIAGSIDWYFSQNLKEAVIVGGIIALSSTAIVTKQLSEQLELNSRHGHLAISILIFQDLAVIPLLVLIPTLGSNEPLMESLQISAFIKSGAILLLMLSIGHWILRPLLRTIANIRSAELFTLSILLIALSASWATHAAGLSLALGSFIAGMMLSETEYRHQIEVDIRPFQDILLGLFFITVGMLLDISALIPQLHWVLLVALLLIVAKTLIVAGLSYLFGATPGVSLRTGLVLNQGGEFGFALLTLALTYNVIEQDTIQIVLSAIILSMMFTPWIITNNGRWTKAIFNKSYRSNRQHIVENIQHNTTDIDQHVIICGYGHIGQNISRFIEEKNQSYVALDLDSVRIQEAQDAGETVLYGDPTHKKILLAAGIEKARVILITIKNSSAAKKIIHQVRCLRSDIPILVRSIDETKLDEFYAEGATDVIPETLESSIIMASHLLIHLDVPLNEITRDIARARKDRYHFLRGYFPGEQASHEESNKLSEHINTLVLHPGSRAIGMKIGDINLGGRNIVFSALRRGGIRGKEPTPDLMLKENDILVMHARPEDLEYIKVELMTGH